The following are from one region of the Desertifilum tharense IPPAS B-1220 genome:
- a CDS encoding SH3 domain-containing protein produces the protein MRTIKTQSIGLGAGLVGVAIATSVFQVRFPFFQSPLIADSSPHPSHCMTLVAALKPPLNVRSQPFVAPNNIIGTLDTGMQVSVEKQEGNWLLLNAPIQGWIYQKSTATSCSDSQKVLAAIPPASDSSTPIDSGPGLLAIAAEQYHLGHIDAAIALVQSISAESTAYEEAKSAIVHWPQRWQIAQDQFYSAQHAIREGRWQDVLDRVESYPDIRFWRERLTPVVREAIKQQQRTYQANTVQAQQLINRE, from the coding sequence ATGCGAACGATCAAAACGCAATCAATAGGGCTAGGTGCAGGTCTGGTTGGAGTCGCGATCGCAACTAGCGTATTTCAAGTCCGCTTCCCATTTTTTCAATCCCCCTTAATTGCTGACTCCTCTCCCCATCCCTCTCATTGTATGACTTTGGTTGCGGCCCTCAAGCCGCCGTTAAATGTTCGTTCTCAACCCTTTGTCGCGCCAAATAACATTATTGGTACCCTCGATACGGGGATGCAAGTTTCAGTGGAAAAGCAGGAGGGAAACTGGCTGCTGCTGAATGCACCCATCCAAGGTTGGATTTATCAAAAATCTACCGCTACAAGTTGTTCGGACTCTCAAAAGGTCTTGGCGGCGATTCCTCCAGCGAGTGACAGCAGTACGCCGATTGATTCCGGGCCGGGATTGCTGGCGATCGCTGCCGAGCAGTATCATTTAGGTCATATCGATGCGGCGATCGCGCTGGTTCAGTCCATTTCGGCCGAGAGTACAGCCTATGAAGAGGCAAAATCAGCCATAGTCCATTGGCCGCAAAGGTGGCAAATCGCACAAGATCAATTCTATTCGGCTCAACACGCCATTCGCGAGGGTCGCTGGCAAGATGTTTTAGATCGAGTAGAATCTTATCCCGATATTCGGTTTTGGCGAGAACGGTTAACCCCTGTTGTCCGAGAAGCCATTAAACAGCAACAACGAACCTATCAAGCCAATACAGTACAGGCGCAACAATTAATTAATCGCGAGTAG
- a CDS encoding ATP-dependent 6-phosphofructokinase, with protein sequence MGEMKRIGILTSGGDCAGLNAIIRAVVCRAAGGYGWKVMGIRQATQGLMSDPPQIMALEPDKVDHLLTMGGTILGTTNKGDPFAFPMPDGTVRDRSEDIIAGYRQLGLDAIIGIGGDGSLAILRRIAQQGDLNLVAIPKTIDNDIGITENSIGFDTAVNIATEALDRLHFTAASHSRVMILEVMGRDAGHIAISAGIAGGADVVLIPEIAYTLENVCQQIQERQSQGKNYCLIVVSEAVCTPDGETVTNTNALGQCRLGGIGQHLADQISACIGAETRVTVLGHTQRGGIPSPLDRLTASAFGVAAVELIAEGLYDRMVTWQNRQVVSVPIAEAISYYRAVDPNGTLVKTARGLGICLGD encoded by the coding sequence ATGGGCGAGATGAAACGAATTGGGATTCTTACAAGTGGCGGGGATTGTGCGGGACTGAATGCAATCATTCGGGCCGTGGTTTGTCGGGCGGCGGGTGGGTATGGTTGGAAGGTGATGGGAATTCGCCAAGCCACCCAAGGGTTAATGAGCGACCCCCCGCAGATTATGGCCCTAGAACCCGATAAGGTCGATCATTTACTGACAATGGGGGGAACGATTCTGGGGACGACGAATAAGGGCGATCCGTTTGCGTTTCCGATGCCGGATGGTACGGTGCGCGATCGCTCTGAAGATATTATCGCGGGTTATCGGCAACTGGGATTAGATGCCATCATCGGGATTGGCGGCGATGGGAGTCTAGCCATTTTGCGCCGCATTGCTCAACAGGGCGATTTAAATCTGGTTGCCATTCCCAAAACCATCGATAACGATATTGGGATTACCGAAAATTCCATTGGCTTCGATACGGCAGTTAATATTGCCACTGAAGCCTTAGACCGCTTGCACTTTACCGCCGCCAGCCACAGCCGGGTCATGATTCTCGAAGTGATGGGCCGAGATGCCGGTCACATTGCCATTAGCGCCGGAATTGCCGGGGGTGCAGATGTCGTCCTCATCCCAGAAATTGCCTATACTCTAGAAAATGTCTGCCAGCAGATTCAAGAACGCCAATCCCAAGGCAAAAATTACTGTTTAATTGTCGTCTCGGAAGCGGTTTGCACTCCCGATGGCGAAACGGTTACGAATACCAATGCACTAGGCCAATGTCGCTTGGGAGGAATTGGTCAGCACTTGGCCGACCAAATTAGCGCCTGCATCGGTGCAGAAACGCGCGTCACCGTTTTAGGACATACGCAACGGGGAGGCATTCCTTCACCTTTAGACCGGCTGACGGCTTCGGCGTTTGGGGTCGCTGCTGTTGAGTTAATCGCCGAGGGCTTATACGATCGTATGGTGACATGGCAAAATCGGCAGGTGGTCAGCGTCCCGATTGCAGAAGCAATTTCCTATTATCGCGCGGTCGATCCCAATGGCACGCTAGTCAAAACGGCCAGAGGGCTAGGGATTTGTTTGGGAGATTAA
- a CDS encoding M48 family metallopeptidase encodes MTFQKPPLNDSAEDRNPPVSNRDLLILLGLFLGVVVGVVWLLGLLVNNLVWLIPTQVEKTLGHLIVPAYERLAQPTPAQDVLNQLLQRLEQQLPEEQRQERDYRVLYVPDETVNALAVPGDVIIIYQGLVTQAESENELAMVLGHELGHFAHRDHLRSLGREILFRAIAATFLGDLGALQSVAVSGVSAISRSHYSQSQELQADEMGLTLLNAVYGHAGGATDFFRRLRQQRGSGIAFLATHPSPGNRVNKLERLIQERGYSVGKISPLPPSLVD; translated from the coding sequence ATGACTTTCCAAAAACCACCCCTCAACGATTCTGCTGAAGATCGCAATCCTCCTGTAAGCAATCGCGATTTATTGATTTTATTGGGTTTATTCCTTGGCGTAGTGGTGGGGGTGGTTTGGTTATTGGGACTTTTGGTGAATAATTTGGTTTGGTTGATTCCCACCCAGGTTGAGAAAACTTTAGGTCATCTAATTGTCCCAGCTTACGAGCGTTTGGCGCAACCGACTCCGGCGCAGGATGTACTCAATCAACTGTTACAACGTCTAGAACAGCAACTTCCTGAAGAACAGCGCCAGGAACGCGATTATCGAGTTCTCTATGTTCCCGATGAAACTGTGAATGCTTTGGCAGTCCCTGGAGATGTCATTATTATCTATCAGGGGTTAGTGACTCAAGCAGAATCGGAAAATGAGCTAGCAATGGTGTTAGGTCATGAATTGGGTCATTTTGCTCATCGCGATCATTTGCGGAGTTTGGGACGAGAAATTTTATTTCGCGCGATCGCAGCCACGTTTTTAGGAGATTTAGGCGCGCTACAATCGGTAGCGGTTTCTGGGGTTTCGGCGATTTCGCGATCGCACTATTCCCAATCTCAAGAACTTCAAGCCGATGAAATGGGTTTAACCCTATTAAATGCGGTTTATGGTCATGCAGGAGGCGCAACAGACTTCTTTCGCCGTCTCCGCCAACAGCGGGGTTCGGGAATTGCTTTTTTGGCCACTCACCCTTCTCCGGGAAATCGGGTCAATAAGTTGGAACGCTTAATTCAAGAACGCGGTTATTCTGTAGGGAAAATAAGCCCATTACCGCCAAGTTTAGTAGATTAA
- a CDS encoding TIGR00266 family protein, with amino-acid sequence MEIKLLHQPDSAIAQILLNAGEEIVAEAGSMIAMSGYINTSTTLRRGKGGGVFGGLKRMLAGESLFLSVFRSPTQGGEIFLAPHLMGDLLVYEMKGQELVVQATSYLASASSVDIDLGFQGFKSFFSGEAIFWLSISGHGPVILTSFGGIYDIDVAGEYIVDTGHIVAFEKSLDFEITKAGSSLIGAFLGGEGLVCRFKGKGKVYCQTHNPGAFGSRIGSQLPAR; translated from the coding sequence ATGGAGATTAAACTTTTACATCAGCCCGATAGCGCGATCGCTCAGATCCTATTAAATGCGGGTGAGGAAATTGTAGCAGAAGCTGGCAGCATGATTGCCATGAGCGGCTATATTAACACCAGCACCACTTTGAGGAGGGGCAAAGGCGGCGGGGTTTTCGGCGGCTTAAAGCGAATGTTAGCCGGAGAATCGCTATTTTTGAGTGTTTTTCGTTCGCCAACTCAGGGCGGAGAAATTTTTTTAGCGCCTCATCTGATGGGCGATTTACTCGTTTATGAGATGAAGGGTCAAGAATTAGTCGTTCAAGCAACTTCCTATCTAGCAAGCGCTTCTAGTGTAGATATTGATTTAGGCTTTCAAGGATTTAAATCTTTCTTTTCAGGAGAAGCCATTTTTTGGTTAAGCATTAGCGGACATGGCCCGGTGATTCTCACTTCCTTTGGGGGCATTTATGATATTGATGTCGCTGGAGAATATATTGTTGATACAGGTCATATTGTTGCCTTTGAAAAAAGCCTAGATTTTGAAATTACCAAGGCGGGAAGTAGTTTAATTGGGGCGTTTTTAGGTGGAGAAGGGTTAGTTTGTCGCTTCAAGGGTAAAGGAAAAGTTTACTGTCAGACGCATAATCCAGGAGCGTTTGGTTCTCGAATTGGTTCTCAACTTCCAGCTCGCTAA
- a CDS encoding PHP domain-containing protein, with translation MSVKLAQVSTAAKLAGQTVGARALKQVLETIDADSCPHRFNFHMHTVCSDGRLHPERLMEQAIAIGLQGLAITDHHTVEGYSIAKQWLEAWQNQHPQHPVPRLWSGVEINGNLLGTEVHILGYAFDPQHPSLQPYLQKHAATGDAYQAASVISAIHQAGGLAVLAHPARYRCSATELIPEAVRWGIDGVEAYYAYSNPNPWKPSPKQTQQVSQLGQIYGLLQTCGTDTHGTSLLQRM, from the coding sequence ATGAGTGTCAAACTCGCTCAAGTTTCTACGGCTGCAAAACTTGCAGGACAAACAGTAGGAGCAAGGGCACTTAAGCAAGTTCTGGAAACCATTGACGCCGACAGTTGTCCGCATCGGTTCAATTTCCACATGCATACCGTTTGCTCGGATGGTCGCTTGCATCCCGAACGCCTAATGGAACAGGCGATCGCGATCGGTCTGCAAGGTTTAGCCATTACCGACCATCATACGGTAGAGGGTTACTCGATTGCCAAGCAGTGGTTGGAAGCATGGCAAAACCAACACCCCCAGCACCCCGTCCCCCGTTTGTGGAGTGGGGTTGAGATTAATGGCAATTTATTGGGGACAGAAGTTCATATTCTGGGTTATGCGTTCGATCCGCAACATCCTAGCCTTCAACCCTATCTCCAAAAACACGCGGCTACAGGCGATGCCTATCAAGCCGCAAGTGTCATTTCAGCGATTCATCAAGCGGGTGGGTTAGCCGTTCTCGCGCACCCAGCACGCTATCGTTGTTCTGCAACAGAGTTAATTCCCGAAGCCGTTCGTTGGGGAATTGATGGGGTAGAAGCCTATTATGCTTATAGCAACCCCAATCCCTGGAAACCGAGTCCAAAACAAACTCAACAAGTAAGTCAGTTGGGCCAAATTTATGGCTTATTACAAACTTGCGGAACCGACACGCATGGTACAAGCTTGCTCCAAAGAATGTGA
- a CDS encoding TIGR00266 family protein, translated as MTEIAYEIEHSPAYASLIVFLQANQSILVEAGAMAAMDSCIKMKSGIRGGLGKGIGRMLSGESLFISEFTAQEKPGKLYISPGVPGDVQHYYLDGSKTLMVQSSGFVAASPTVEINTQFQGFKGFFSGESIFLIQAKGKGDFWFSSYGGIIEIPVAGDYVVDTGYIVAFEDTLNYDVEMIGGLSFRGLKTGILGGEGFVCRFRGQGRLWVQSRNLYPLLNFLNPFRPAKSS; from the coding sequence ATGACTGAAATTGCTTATGAGATTGAGCATTCACCAGCCTATGCTTCTTTGATTGTTTTTTTGCAGGCTAATCAATCAATCTTGGTTGAGGCAGGAGCAATGGCTGCAATGGATAGCTGCATTAAAATGAAGTCTGGCATTCGCGGCGGATTGGGTAAAGGAATTGGCAGGATGCTGAGCGGTGAATCTCTGTTTATTAGCGAATTCACAGCTCAAGAAAAACCTGGTAAACTCTATATTTCACCGGGAGTGCCTGGGGATGTTCAGCATTATTATCTAGATGGCAGCAAGACTTTAATGGTGCAATCTTCCGGGTTTGTGGCAGCAAGTCCAACGGTTGAAATCAATACTCAGTTTCAAGGTTTTAAGGGCTTTTTTAGTGGCGAATCAATTTTTCTGATTCAAGCGAAAGGAAAAGGGGATTTTTGGTTTAGTTCCTATGGGGGAATTATTGAAATTCCGGTGGCTGGCGATTATGTGGTGGATACGGGTTATATTGTGGCTTTTGAAGATACGCTGAATTACGATGTAGAAATGATTGGCGGTCTATCGTTTCGCGGTTTAAAGACAGGAATTTTGGGAGGAGAAGGCTTTGTCTGTCGATTTCGCGGACAAGGCAGACTTTGGGTACAATCGAGAAACTTATATCCGTTATTAAATTTCCTCAATCCTTTTCGTCCCGCCAAAAGTAGCTAA
- a CDS encoding RNA-guided endonuclease TnpB family protein — protein sequence MEKAYSYRFYPTQEQESLLRRTLGCVRLVYNRALAERTAAWYERQQPIGYAQTSSMLTQWKKQDDLQFLNEVSCVPLQQGLRHLQTAFKNFFDGRAKYPNFKKKRNGGSAEFTKSAFKWKQGKVFLAKCLKPLNIRWSRQLPEGAEPSSVTIRLNSAQQWYISLRFVDPRDLTLKPVNQAVGLDAGITSLVTLSTGEKVANPKHFNKRYQQLRQAQKALSRKQKGSRNREKARLKVARIQAGIANSRKDHLHKLTTRLIRENQTIAVESLVVKNMVKNHKLARAISDAGWGEMVRQLEYKAKWYGRDLVKIDRWFPSSKCCGNCGHVVERLPLSVREWDCPKCGTHHDRDVNAAGNILRQCGLGAYPSRTTAVAVGHTVSVCGATVRPEESKSWKAGAKKQKPKS from the coding sequence ATGGAAAAGGCTTACAGCTATCGATTCTACCCCACACAGGAGCAAGAGTCGCTACTTCGGCGAACTCTAGGGTGTGTCAGGCTTGTCTACAATCGTGCTTTAGCCGAACGAACAGCAGCATGGTACGAAAGACAACAACCAATTGGATATGCCCAAACCTCTTCGATGCTGACTCAATGGAAAAAACAAGATGACCTCCAGTTTTTGAATGAGGTGAGCTGTGTTCCGTTGCAGCAAGGCTTGAGACATCTGCAAACCGCTTTTAAGAACTTCTTTGATGGACGGGCAAAATACCCAAACTTTAAAAAGAAGCGCAATGGTGGCAGTGCAGAGTTCACCAAGTCTGCCTTTAAGTGGAAACAGGGCAAAGTGTTTTTGGCGAAGTGTTTGAAACCATTGAACATTCGATGGTCTAGACAATTGCCAGAAGGCGCTGAACCCTCTAGCGTCACGATCAGATTGAATTCCGCCCAACAGTGGTATATCAGCTTACGGTTTGTTGACCCTAGAGATTTGACGTTGAAGCCTGTCAATCAAGCAGTTGGGTTGGATGCTGGAATCACCAGTCTGGTCACGCTGAGTACAGGTGAAAAGGTTGCTAATCCCAAGCATTTTAATAAGCGTTACCAGCAACTGCGTCAGGCGCAAAAAGCGTTGAGCCGCAAACAGAAAGGTTCTCGAAATCGAGAGAAAGCGCGGCTGAAAGTCGCCCGGATTCAAGCTGGAATTGCTAATTCCAGAAAAGACCATTTGCACAAGCTGACGACTCGGTTGATTCGTGAAAATCAAACGATTGCCGTTGAGTCGTTGGTGGTGAAAAACATGGTCAAGAATCACAAGCTTGCCCGTGCCATCAGCGATGCGGGATGGGGTGAGATGGTTCGTCAACTGGAATACAAAGCCAAGTGGTATGGTCGAGACTTGGTAAAAATTGACCGATGGTTCCCCAGTTCTAAATGCTGCGGAAATTGCGGTCACGTTGTTGAACGATTGCCGTTGAGTGTCCGGGAGTGGGATTGTCCGAAGTGCGGGACTCACCACGACCGAGATGTGAATGCGGCTGGTAATATCTTGAGGCAGTGCGGTCTTGGGGCCTACCCAAGTAGAACAACTGCCGTGGCTGTAGGACATACAGTGTCAGTCTGTGGAGCGACCGTAAGACCAGAAGAGAGCAAATCTTGGAAGGCAGGTGCTAAGAAGCAGAAACCTAAATCGTGA
- a CDS encoding MoaD/ThiS family protein, translating into MPESTVSVTIKLFAAYQEAYGVSELVRHFPGETSVSAVLEDLITEHPELEKWREVTRFGINLQFVEPDTLLQNGDEVVLIPPVSGG; encoded by the coding sequence ATGCCTGAATCTACAGTTAGCGTCACCATTAAGCTATTTGCAGCCTATCAAGAAGCCTACGGCGTTTCTGAGCTAGTGCGACACTTTCCGGGTGAAACTTCCGTGAGTGCTGTTTTGGAGGATTTAATTACCGAACACCCTGAATTAGAGAAATGGCGCGAGGTGACTCGCTTTGGCATTAATCTGCAATTTGTTGAACCCGATACCCTCCTGCAAAACGGCGATGAAGTCGTTTTAATTCCCCCTGTCAGTGGCGGTTAG
- the rsmA gene encoding 16S rRNA (adenine(1518)-N(6)/adenine(1519)-N(6))-dimethyltransferase RsmA encodes MSKDSASFSARPRKRFAQHWLRSDKALAQILQASELQQCDRILEIGPGTGILTRQLLSQVGAVTAVEIDRDLCRKLGQKLGKIPNFLLLQGDILELDLPPLLEPFPDFQKPNKVVANIPYNITGPILEKLLGTIEHPNPHPYELIVLLVQKEVAQRLVAQAGSTAFGALSVRVQYLAQGDYVYTVPARAFEPPPKVDSAIVRLRPHLVEPQADNPKRLSQLVKVGFSSKRKMLRNNLKAIVESDRLLEVMNALNLNPQARAEDLSVPEWVALSNHLQDL; translated from the coding sequence ATGTCTAAGGATTCTGCTAGTTTTTCGGCTAGACCTCGCAAGCGTTTTGCTCAACATTGGCTCAGAAGCGATAAGGCGTTGGCTCAAATCCTCCAAGCTTCTGAGCTACAACAGTGCGATCGCATTTTAGAAATTGGTCCCGGTACGGGAATCTTGACTCGGCAATTACTCTCCCAAGTTGGGGCGGTAACGGCTGTCGAAATTGACCGCGATTTGTGCCGAAAATTAGGTCAGAAACTCGGTAAAATCCCGAATTTCTTGCTTTTGCAAGGCGATATTCTCGAACTCGATTTACCTCCCCTGCTCGAACCGTTTCCCGATTTTCAAAAACCCAATAAAGTGGTTGCCAATATTCCCTACAACATCACCGGCCCGATTTTAGAAAAGCTGCTAGGGACAATTGAGCATCCCAATCCCCACCCTTACGAGTTAATCGTGCTGTTGGTACAAAAGGAAGTTGCCCAACGCCTAGTGGCGCAAGCGGGTTCAACGGCGTTTGGGGCGCTTTCAGTGCGGGTGCAGTATCTTGCCCAAGGGGATTATGTTTATACGGTTCCGGCGCGGGCATTTGAACCTCCACCCAAAGTAGATTCGGCGATTGTCCGCTTGCGCCCTCATCTGGTGGAACCCCAGGCGGACAATCCCAAACGCCTCTCGCAACTGGTGAAGGTGGGTTTTTCTTCTAAACGGAAGATGCTCCGCAATAATTTGAAGGCTATTGTAGAGAGCGATCGCCTGCTAGAGGTGATGAATGCGCTTAACCTGAACCCCCAAGCGCGGGCAGAGGATTTAAGCGTTCCGGAGTGGGTGGCGTTGAGCAATCATCTGCAAGACCTCTAA
- the era gene encoding GTPase Era: MTERQISTQFEPEGDEILNLSGNFSIPIAPPGFKSGFIGVIGRPNVGKSTILNQLVGQKIAITSPVAQTTRNRLRGILTTPEAQLIIVDTPGIHKPHHQLGKVLVQNAKNAIRAVDAILFVVDSSVELGGGDRYIVELLENIQTPIILGLNKTDLQPSEAEELDTTYAAVAKTHNWQFVKFSALTGEGLDRLQTSLIEQLAEGPYYYPPDLVTDQPERFIMGELIREQILMLTREEVPHSVAVEIERVEEGEELTRVYAAIIVERDSQKGILIGKKGSMLKTIGTAAREQMQKLIAGKVYLELFVKVKPKWRQDRLRVAEFGYRVEE, from the coding sequence ATGACAGAACGCCAAATCAGTACACAATTTGAGCCAGAAGGTGACGAGATTTTAAATTTGTCAGGGAATTTTAGCATTCCCATCGCGCCACCGGGATTTAAGTCAGGCTTTATCGGTGTAATTGGGCGTCCCAATGTCGGCAAGTCTACAATTTTGAACCAGTTAGTGGGACAAAAAATTGCGATTACTTCCCCAGTCGCGCAAACCACTCGCAACCGCCTCCGGGGAATTCTCACGACTCCAGAAGCCCAGTTAATTATTGTTGATACCCCAGGGATTCACAAACCCCACCATCAACTGGGAAAAGTTTTGGTACAAAATGCCAAAAATGCGATTAGAGCTGTGGATGCGATCTTGTTTGTGGTCGATAGCTCTGTAGAATTGGGTGGGGGCGATCGCTATATCGTTGAACTCCTCGAAAACATCCAAACTCCCATTATTCTGGGCTTAAATAAGACCGACTTACAGCCCTCAGAAGCAGAAGAATTAGATACCACTTACGCCGCAGTTGCTAAAACGCATAATTGGCAATTTGTCAAGTTTTCTGCCTTAACTGGAGAAGGTTTAGATCGACTGCAAACCAGTTTAATCGAACAGCTAGCGGAAGGTCCCTATTACTACCCGCCCGACTTAGTAACCGATCAACCCGAACGCTTTATTATGGGAGAACTCATCCGCGAGCAAATTTTGATGCTGACTCGCGAAGAAGTCCCCCATTCCGTCGCCGTGGAAATTGAACGAGTGGAAGAAGGCGAAGAACTGACGCGGGTTTATGCTGCCATTATTGTCGAGAGAGACTCCCAAAAAGGCATTTTAATCGGCAAAAAAGGGAGTATGCTGAAAACCATTGGCACCGCAGCGCGAGAGCAAATGCAAAAGCTAATTGCTGGGAAAGTTTACTTAGAACTCTTTGTTAAAGTTAAACCCAAATGGCGGCAAGATCGCCTGCGAGTGGCAGAATTTGGTTATCGAGTTGAAGAGTAA
- a CDS encoding TIGR00266 family protein, producing the protein MHYDIRYKPAFAAIFITLSPGESITAEAGAMTSMDGRLTMKTRFSGGFLPGLLKKFFGGESLFVNTFMNQTQQPLTLVLTQSTIGDIACEELRGRELCFEPGAYIAHAGQTHLGVKWAGFKSWFAREGLFKLQVKGTGLVFFGAYGGITKHRVNGEFVVDTGHLVAYEPTIKMNLGLAGGLVGSITSGEGVINRLTGNGYIYLQSRSVDGLVKYLTPKFR; encoded by the coding sequence GTGCATTACGACATTCGCTACAAACCTGCTTTTGCAGCTATTTTTATTACTTTAAGTCCTGGCGAATCCATTACCGCAGAAGCCGGAGCAATGACGAGTATGGATGGTCGCCTGACGATGAAAACCCGCTTTTCGGGTGGATTCTTGCCCGGTTTGCTGAAAAAATTCTTTGGGGGAGAATCGCTCTTTGTCAATACGTTCATGAATCAAACGCAACAACCTTTAACATTAGTGCTTACGCAGTCTACCATTGGCGATATCGCTTGCGAGGAACTGCGCGGGCGTGAGTTATGCTTTGAACCGGGTGCTTATATTGCTCATGCTGGACAAACTCATTTAGGGGTAAAGTGGGCGGGTTTTAAGAGTTGGTTCGCTAGGGAAGGATTATTTAAGCTGCAAGTTAAAGGGACTGGACTGGTCTTTTTTGGAGCCTATGGCGGGATTACTAAACATCGCGTCAATGGTGAATTTGTGGTTGATACGGGTCATTTAGTGGCTTACGAACCGACAATTAAGATGAACCTGGGATTAGCCGGGGGATTAGTGGGTTCGATAACTTCGGGCGAAGGTGTTATTAATCGACTCACGGGAAATGGATATATCTATTTACAATCTCGCAGCGTTGATGGGTTAGTTAAATATCTGACGCCTAAGTTCCGTTAA
- a CDS encoding P-II family nitrogen regulator — protein MSSETLSVQSAILLTIIGETVLKDNIVSLLKSYDVSGYTINQVQGEGSHGKRMGDMAGYNTNIEVKTIVSPEVSDSILLSVQNYQGKHALIAFRQNVEVVTH, from the coding sequence ATGTCCTCTGAAACCCTCTCGGTTCAGTCTGCTATTTTACTGACCATCATTGGGGAAACAGTCCTCAAAGACAACATTGTCAGCTTGTTAAAAAGCTACGATGTGAGTGGCTACACAATCAATCAAGTCCAAGGTGAAGGTAGCCACGGTAAGCGTATGGGAGATATGGCAGGTTACAATACCAATATTGAAGTCAAAACAATTGTTTCTCCAGAGGTCTCTGATTCTATTCTTTTGTCTGTGCAAAATTATCAAGGTAAGCACGCCCTAATTGCTTTCCGGCAAAATGTAGAAGTTGTGACTCATTAA
- a CDS encoding response regulator transcription factor, which yields MSAQLLLVDDEPGLREAVQAYLEDSGFTVHAASNAIEGWDILQEKLPDLVITDIMMPQVDGYQFLKQMREDSRYKSLPVIFLTAKGMTMDRIQGYQAGCDAYLPKPFDPEELEAIIKNLLERRTATSGGNTELDDIARQIAEIRGMIQKTGGIAQTPSPIQVDFTPREQSVLDLVSEGLMNKEIARRLSTSVRNVEKYVSRLFVKTGTNSRTELVRFALEHGLTK from the coding sequence ATGTCAGCACAATTGTTACTCGTTGATGATGAACCCGGTTTGAGAGAAGCCGTGCAAGCCTATTTAGAAGACAGTGGGTTTACGGTTCATGCTGCCAGTAATGCCATTGAAGGGTGGGACATCTTGCAGGAAAAATTGCCCGATTTGGTGATTACTGACATTATGATGCCGCAAGTCGATGGCTATCAGTTTCTCAAGCAAATGCGAGAAGATTCGCGCTACAAGTCTTTACCCGTGATCTTCCTCACCGCTAAGGGGATGACGATGGATCGGATTCAAGGCTATCAGGCTGGGTGCGATGCGTACCTGCCCAAACCCTTCGATCCTGAAGAATTAGAGGCGATTATCAAAAACCTTTTAGAGCGGCGTACAGCCACGTCTGGAGGCAATACCGAACTTGATGATATTGCCCGCCAAATTGCCGAAATTCGCGGCATGATTCAAAAAACAGGCGGAATTGCTCAAACGCCTTCCCCCATTCAGGTCGATTTTACGCCCAGGGAACAAAGCGTTTTAGACCTTGTTTCGGAAGGATTGATGAATAAGGAGATTGCCCGCCGTCTTTCTACAAGCGTTCGCAATGTGGAAAAGTATGTCTCGCGCTTGTTTGTTAAAACGGGTACGAACAGCCGCACGGAATTAGTGCGCTTTGCTTTAGAACATGGTCTAACCAAATAG